Proteins co-encoded in one Cricetulus griseus strain 17A/GY chromosome 1 unlocalized genomic scaffold, alternate assembly CriGri-PICRH-1.0 chr1_1, whole genome shotgun sequence genomic window:
- the LOC113832873 gene encoding uncharacterized protein LOC113832873, whose protein sequence is MRAILDIPTPQNPRQLREFLGTAGFCRLWIPGFAEMAAPLYPLTRPGVAFKWEEPQKKAFTDIKKALLESPALGLPDLAKPFELFIDEKEGYAKGVLTQKLGPWRRPTAYLSKKLDPVASGWPPCLRMIAAIALLVKDSHKLTLGQPLTIHAPHAVEAVIRQPPDRWLTNARMTHYQTMLLDKDRVHFGPLVTLNPATLLPLPGEPEAHDCLQVLAEAHGARSDLTDQPLPSPDHIWFTDESSFLHQGERRAGAAVTTENQVVWAQALPPGTSAQRAELIALTQALKLAEGKRLTVYTDSRYAFATAHIHGEIYRRRGLLTSEGKDIKNKEEILALLRALHLPAALSIIHCPGHQKGDSFEARGNRRADLAAREAALTTDTTNLLALEPTNDHPSPSWDYEQRDIQTLEKLGATKEPNGDWTYEGKTVIPYRVTKYLVTFLHKMTHLSSKKMRELLE, encoded by the coding sequence ATGCGAGCCATCTTAGACATTCCCACCCCACAAAATCCCCGCCAACTGAGAGAGTTCTTGGGAACGGCAGGCTTCTGCCGCCTATGGATCCCCGGGTTTGCCGAAATGGCGGCTCCCCTCTACCCCCTCACTCGGCCAGGGGTTGCTTTTAAATGGGAAGAGCCCCAAAAGAAAGCCTTCACCGACATCAAAAAGGCTCTCCTTGAATCACCAGCCCTGGGTCTACCGGACTTAGCTAAGCCATTTGAactttttatagatgagaaagagGGCTATGCTAAGGGAGTCCTCACCCAAAAACTGGGGCCTTGGAGAAGGCCCACTGCATACCTCTCCAAGAAATTGGATCCTGTGGCATCGGGATGGCCACCCTGCCTTCGAATGATTGCCGCTATAGCCCTGCTGGTAAAAGATTCTCACAAGCTAACCTTGGGGCAGCCTTTGACCATACATGCCCCTCATGCAGTTGAGGCAGTCATCAGACAGCCTCCAGATAGATGGCTTACTAATGCCCGAATGACTCATTACCAGACTATGCTGTTAGACAAAGACCGGGTCCACTTCGGGCCTTTGGTGACTCTGAACCCAGCCACCCtgctccccctccctggggagcccgAGGCTCATGATTGCTTACAGGTATTGGCCGAGGCCCATGGGGCGAGATCCGACCTGACTGACCAGCCTCTACCCAGCCCGGACCACATCTGGTTCACGGATGAAAGCAGCTTTTTGCATCAAGGAGAACGAAGGGCGGGCGCGGCAGTCACCACAGAGAATCAGGTCGTCTGGGCCCAGGCACTCCCCCCTGGAACTTCCGCGCAGAGGGCAGAACTCATAGCACTCACGCAGGCTCTAAAATTGGCAGAAGGTAAGAGGCTCACCGTGTATACAGACAGTCGTTATGCCTTCGCCACTGCCCATATACATGGAGAAATTTACAGACGGAGGGGGCTGCTTACCTCCGAAgggaaagacattaaaaataaggagGAAATCCTCGCTCTCTTAAGGGCTCTTCATCTGCCCGCCGCCTTAAGTATCATACATTGCCCTGGACACCAAAAAGGGGATTCTTTTGAAGCAAGGGGCAATCGAAGGGCAGACTTGGCTGCCCGAGAGGCGGCCCTGACCACAGACACCACTAACCTCCTGGCTCTAGAGCCCACCAACGACCATCCCTCCCCCTCATGGGACTATGAACAAAGAGACATCCAAACCCTAGAGAAATTGGGAGCCACAAAGGAACCAAACGGGGATTGGACTTATGAAGGAAAGACTGTCATCCCCTACCGGGTAACCAAGTACCTAGTGACATTTTTACATAAGATGACACATCTGAGCTCCAAGAAGATGCGGGAGCTCCTCGAATGA